Below is a genomic region from Luoshenia tenuis.
TAGCATATTTTGTTTTGCGGCACAAATCAGTCGTCAAACTGATAAACGCCCGCTTTAGTGCCGCCGGCAAAGGGCCGCGGCCGCTCAAGCGTAGAGGGTACCTCGTAATACTGGCCGCTGCGGGCGGAATCCACCATACCGTCCAGCACGTCCAGCACGTGATAGGGCAGATCCATATGCGCGCGGGGCTTGCGGCCGTTCTGGATGGCCTTGGCCAGATCCGCCACGGCGATACCGCGGCTGTCCTCCGAGAAGGGGAACATCAGCGGAATCTCATAGGTGGGGTTGTTCCAGGCGCCCTCGCGCAGCAGGCCGATGGGGCCGTGGTACATATTCGGGTCGCCGCAATAGAGCACGCCCTCGGTGCCGATGATCTCCACCTGCGGGATCTCGCCCTGAGGGCCTACGCTGGTCACCAGGAAGTTGCCCACTACGCCGCTTTCAAACTCCAAAGTGGCCGAGATGGTCTGGGGCGCCTGGGGTTTGACCGTGTGGCCATAGCGTGGGTTATCCGGGTTTTTATAGGTAAACTGATCTTTGGTGATGGAGAAGTTGCCGGCCACGCGCTTGACGGGGCCCAGCAGGTTGACCAGCGCCGTCATATAATAGCCGCCCATATCGTGCAGGATGCCGGCCCCCGCCGCCATGGAATACTCCCGATCGGTAGAATCCATGTACTCCGGGAAGAAGGGGAAGCCGCGCACGCAGATGGCGCGGGCCGCGATGGGCTTGCCGATGGTGCCGTTATCCACCAGCTTGCGGGCGGTTTGCAGCCCTGCGCCAAGGAAGGTATCCGGCGCGCCGGTGACGTACAGCCCCTTGCGCTTGGCCAGGTCGTACACCTTTTTGGCCAGGTCGCGGTTCAGGCTCATGCATTTTTCGGTATAGACGTGTTTGCCGGCTTCCAGGGCCTGGACGGTCACCGGATAATGGGCGCGCATATACGTCAGGTTCAGTACGATCTCGATCTCGGGGTCGTTAAAGATCTCCTCATTGGTCAGCACCTTGATGCCGTACTCCTGGGCGCGCTTTTCGGCCTTTTCCGGGATCAGGTCCGAGCAGCCCACAAGCTCCACTACGTCGTGAAAAGTTTGGGTAAGGTTCTGCATGTAGATACCGCTAATCATGCCCGAACCGATGATGGCAGCCTTTACTCGTTTCAATGGAAACGCCCTCCTTCATATCGCTTATTGATTTTATTATAACATACGCATCCCGAAAGAGCAGCATTTTTGATCAGGCTTTTCCAAATTATGGAGGGAACTTTATAAACAGGCTTAAATTTTGCCCGCAGTTGCGGTATACTGATAATAAGCGCGCAGAGCGCGATTCATTTCTGCAACCTACATACAATTAAAAAGGGGGGACTGGGGCATGATCTATCGCAATTTTCCCAAGACCAATACGCCGGTAAGCGTGGTTTCGCTGGGAGCGGAGCACCTGCTGCAGGTGGACAGGGCCACCTGTATCGACGTGGTGAGCGCCGCCATCGACCATGAGATGAACTATATCGACCTGTTTATGAGCGAGGACTATGTGCGCGATAACATCGGCGCCGCGCTGAA
It encodes:
- a CDS encoding Gfo/Idh/MocA family protein; the encoded protein is MKRVKAAIIGSGMISGIYMQNLTQTFHDVVELVGCSDLIPEKAEKRAQEYGIKVLTNEEIFNDPEIEIVLNLTYMRAHYPVTVQALEAGKHVYTEKCMSLNRDLAKKVYDLAKRKGLYVTGAPDTFLGAGLQTARKLVDNGTIGKPIAARAICVRGFPFFPEYMDSTDREYSMAAGAGILHDMGGYYMTALVNLLGPVKRVAGNFSITKDQFTYKNPDNPRYGHTVKPQAPQTISATLEFESGVVGNFLVTSVGPQGEIPQVEIIGTEGVLYCGDPNMYHGPIGLLREGAWNNPTYEIPLMFPFSEDSRGIAVADLAKAIQNGRKPRAHMDLPYHVLDVLDGMVDSARSGQYYEVPSTLERPRPFAGGTKAGVYQFDD